A single region of the Nicotiana sylvestris chromosome 6, ASM39365v2, whole genome shotgun sequence genome encodes:
- the LOC104216260 gene encoding DNA repair protein XRCC4, translating into MGSASPKHTCLKLEISSKTQKERIFVKGTWFSSHFDLFITDGLEAWICLASEEEVEERASQWDQPVSEYIDLGEKYLGFQQPGSVYGFDDAGPGHKRLSWTFEKEGTKLEWRWKCQLSHNSKKTTADILDFLMDANIRLSDEVVSKTQSFERLREEAEKCLTQSEKLSKEKEEFESAIYAKFVGVLNSKKKKLRELRDKLSKQGPAVQEPVEEEDTQSTDRTETFDEGSDDEKSEEEVEKEDVGTSKDVPARRGRGRGRKRK; encoded by the exons ATGGGGTCAGCAAGTCCCAAACACACCTGCCTCAAACTGGAAATTTCCAGCAAGACGCAGAAGGAACGAATATTCGTGAAAGGCACGTGGTTTTCTTCTCACTTTGACCTCTTCATCACTGACGGTCTCGAAGCTTGGATTTGCCTTG CGTCGGAGGAAGAGGTAGAAGAGAGAGCTTCTCAATGGGATCAACCCGTTTCTGAGTATATTGATTTGGGTGAAAAGTATTTGGGATTTCAACAACCCGGTTCTGTTTATGGCTTTGATGATGCTGGCCCTGGCCATAAAAGG CTCTCATGGACATTTGAGAAAGAAGGCACAAAGCTGGAGTGGCGGTGGAAATGCCAACTGTCTCATAATAGCAAGAAAACTACCGCAGACATCTTGGACTTTCTCATGGATGCAAACATTAGACTGAGT GATGAAGTTGTCAGTAAAACTCAATCATTTGAGAGGCTGAGAGAGGAGGCTGAAAAATGTTTAACACAAAGCGAGAAACTCAGCAAAGAGAAAGAAGAATTTGAATCTGCAATATATGCAAAG TTTGTTGGAGTCCTgaattcaaagaagaaaaaactcAGAGAACTTCGCGATAAGCTCTCTAAACAGGGACCTGCTGTTCAAGAGCCGGTAGAAGAGGAGGACACACAATCTACAGACAGAACTGAGACCTTTGATGAGGGAAGCGATGACGAAAAAAGTGAGGAGGAGGTTGAGAAGGAAGATGTTGGCACTTCAAAAGATGTTCCAGCCAGAAGGGGAAGGGGTCGTGGGCGAAAGAGAAAGTAA